A window of the Mucilaginibacter sp. cycad4 genome harbors these coding sequences:
- a CDS encoding ABC transporter permease, translating to MSDQQTEHWDIEINAKSSLLDLKLKEVWHYRDLLVLLVRRDFVSFYKQTILGPVWFFVQPVVTILFYTLIFGNLAGIPVDGLPKPLFYLAGTIIWNYFADCLNKTSTVFKDNAGMLGKVYFPRLIMPLSIVLSNLIRFGVQFLLFIILYIIFVLKGQYIVPNLAALLLPLLIIMIASLGLGLGMIISAVTTKYRDLAFIVTFGVPLLMYATTVIYPLSVAQTKYPQYSWLIKFNPITAVIETFRYGLLGKGSFSWELLSYSIVSTVLILLAGIVIFNKVEKTFVDTV from the coding sequence ATGAGTGATCAGCAAACGGAACATTGGGACATTGAAATAAACGCCAAAAGCAGCCTGCTTGACCTTAAGCTGAAAGAGGTGTGGCACTACCGCGACCTGCTTGTGCTACTGGTTCGGCGCGATTTTGTTTCCTTTTACAAACAGACCATTTTAGGGCCGGTGTGGTTTTTTGTTCAACCTGTTGTTACCATTCTGTTTTATACCCTGATATTTGGTAACCTGGCAGGTATTCCCGTTGACGGCTTGCCCAAACCGCTTTTTTATCTTGCCGGTACTATCATTTGGAACTATTTTGCCGATTGCCTGAACAAAACTTCAACTGTTTTTAAAGACAATGCCGGCATGCTGGGCAAAGTATATTTTCCAAGGCTTATTATGCCCTTAAGTATCGTACTGTCCAACCTGATCCGGTTTGGTGTTCAATTCCTGCTCTTTATTATCTTGTATATCATATTTGTTTTAAAAGGCCAATATATTGTTCCTAATTTGGCAGCCCTGCTGTTGCCGCTGCTTATAATTATGATAGCATCTTTGGGCTTGGGGCTGGGCATGATCATATCAGCAGTTACTACCAAATACCGGGACCTTGCCTTTATAGTAACTTTTGGCGTACCGCTTTTAATGTATGCAACAACGGTAATATACCCCTTATCGGTAGCACAAACCAAATACCCTCAATATAGCTGGCTCATTAAATTTAATCCAATTACCGCTGTTATTGAAACTTTCAGATACGGCTTATTGGGTAAGGGTAGTTTTAGTTGGGAGCTATTGAGCTACAGTATTGTCAGCACCGTTTTAATACTGCTGGCGGGTATAGTGATATTTAATAAGGTTGAAAAAACTTTTGTTGATACCGTATAA
- the asnB gene encoding asparagine synthase (glutamine-hydrolyzing): MCRIAGIVSEKRSSNEIRDKVKLMCSALQHGGPDDEGIFEDEELHLAFGHRRLSIIDLSSNGHQPMADVGKNAWITFNGEIYNYPELKQELLRSGVQFRSGTDTEVILQAYLSWGAAAFARFRGMFAFALYDVSKALTYLVRDTAGIKPLYYSAVNGELCFASEVRSFKQAGLATENDPNWQVRLLAFGHIPEPDTTLKNVFSLPKGHFLCWNHRNAGYVLNKYEADSFPDAVTSDNNARESIHHALRQSVNRQLIADAPIGVFLSGGIDSSLLTLLAHQQKKEQLKTISIFFDEKSYDERRFQSIINNKINGQNFSHLVKEPDFQAFLPQIISAMDMPTTDGINSWFISKYAHDDGLKSVLSGVGADELFGGYPSFNRIKYLGYLRRLPSSIFNVSGHFLPDHYKRLTLLTVEHPAADYLALRGLFSLADISAVLDTSEGYIKDVLFGAAPAQAPCSYNYEHAEWFETHFYMQNQLLRDTDIMSMHHGLEVRVPFLDEDFILAARSIAPGIRFNKKQPKKLLIDSFNNLIPSEIWNRPKMGFTFPLQNWMNRHKQISNTDSYKGKAAQDIIRQFKNNRVHWSKAFALYHVQNNG; this comes from the coding sequence ATGTGCCGTATAGCAGGAATCGTTTCTGAAAAACGATCCTCAAACGAGATCAGAGACAAAGTAAAATTGATGTGCAGTGCATTACAGCACGGCGGCCCCGATGATGAAGGCATATTTGAGGATGAAGAGCTTCATCTCGCCTTCGGCCACCGCAGGTTATCAATTATTGACCTCAGCAGCAACGGGCATCAGCCTATGGCGGATGTTGGGAAAAACGCATGGATCACTTTCAATGGCGAAATTTACAACTACCCTGAATTAAAACAGGAATTGCTAAGATCAGGAGTACAATTTAGGTCGGGTACGGACACCGAAGTTATTCTCCAGGCCTACCTGAGCTGGGGTGCTGCGGCCTTTGCAAGGTTCAGGGGCATGTTCGCTTTTGCCCTATATGATGTCAGCAAGGCTCTTACCTACCTGGTACGCGATACCGCGGGTATAAAGCCGCTGTATTATTCGGCTGTCAACGGTGAACTTTGTTTTGCATCTGAAGTACGGTCGTTTAAGCAGGCTGGCCTGGCTACAGAAAATGATCCAAACTGGCAGGTGAGGTTACTGGCATTTGGCCATATACCCGAACCAGATACTACATTAAAAAACGTATTCAGCCTGCCCAAGGGACATTTTTTATGTTGGAACCACCGGAACGCCGGTTATGTTTTAAACAAATATGAGGCAGACAGCTTCCCAGATGCAGTAACCAGTGACAACAACGCGCGAGAATCGATCCATCATGCACTTCGCCAAAGTGTAAACAGGCAATTAATTGCCGATGCTCCTATTGGTGTCTTTTTAAGCGGAGGAATTGATTCAAGCCTGCTTACATTGCTGGCCCACCAGCAAAAAAAAGAGCAGCTTAAAACCATTTCTATATTTTTTGATGAAAAAAGTTATGACGAACGCCGCTTTCAAAGCATCATCAATAATAAAATAAACGGTCAAAATTTTTCGCACTTGGTAAAAGAGCCGGATTTCCAGGCATTTCTGCCGCAGATCATCAGTGCCATGGACATGCCCACCACCGACGGGATCAATAGTTGGTTTATCAGCAAATATGCCCATGACGATGGCTTGAAGTCCGTATTATCGGGTGTCGGCGCCGACGAGTTGTTCGGGGGCTACCCCTCATTCAACAGGATAAAATATCTCGGTTACCTGCGCAGGTTACCTTCATCGATATTTAATGTATCCGGTCATTTTTTGCCCGATCATTATAAGAGGTTAACACTCCTTACAGTGGAGCATCCTGCCGCCGATTATCTTGCTTTACGAGGGTTGTTTTCCCTGGCAGATATCTCCGCTGTACTGGATACCAGTGAAGGTTACATCAAAGACGTATTGTTCGGCGCAGCGCCAGCCCAGGCACCATGCAGTTATAATTATGAGCATGCCGAATGGTTTGAGACACATTTTTATATGCAAAATCAACTGCTCCGGGATACCGACATCATGAGTATGCACCATGGCCTTGAAGTGAGGGTACCGTTTTTGGATGAAGATTTCATCCTGGCTGCCAGAAGCATAGCACCGGGTATCAGGTTTAATAAGAAGCAGCCAAAAAAACTCCTTATTGACAGTTTCAACAACCTTATTCCTTCCGAAATCTGGAACAGGCCTAAAATGGGGTTTACCTTCCCTTTACAAAACTGGATGAACAGGCATAAACAAATAAGCAATACTGATAGTTATAAAGGCAAAGCGGCACAAGATATCATAAGGCAATTCAAAAACAACAGAGTCCATTGGTCAAAGGCATTTGCTTTGTACCATGTTCAAAATAATGGCTAA
- a CDS encoding glycosyltransferase family 4 protein, with protein sequence MAKKVILFTLQTFSSTGGIQKMTRTLGHSLHRAAAINKWDFELWSAYDKQNDLMEQYLPAANFKGFGINRAGFVLETIGHSTKPHVAILSHINLAIIGLLIKLINPKCRLWLVAHGIEVWRPLSFLKRRMLKHCDSVICVSNYTKQQMIKRHNLNAEKCIVLNNAIDPFMRLPDIFTKPQKLLRRYGLNNDDFILFSLTRLASTEQYKGYDQVISVLGSLKSKFPQLKYVLSGKYDDQEHIRIKKLIAAHDVGEHVILTGFIDEAELTEHFLLADLFVLPSKKEGFGIAFIEALACGLPVICGNADGSIDAIRNGELGEAIDPDNLAELHNAITRHLQKHIAADTRKSLQEKCIRHFNEHDYMTKLQLLINE encoded by the coding sequence ATGGCTAAAAAAGTAATACTTTTTACTTTACAAACATTTAGTTCCACCGGCGGCATTCAGAAAATGACACGCACACTTGGGCATTCTTTGCACCGTGCGGCAGCAATAAATAAATGGGACTTTGAGCTTTGGTCGGCCTATGACAAGCAAAACGACCTGATGGAACAATATTTACCTGCAGCCAATTTCAAAGGGTTTGGCATAAATCGGGCCGGTTTTGTTTTGGAAACCATCGGCCATTCCACAAAGCCTCATGTTGCCATATTAAGCCATATTAACCTGGCCATCATTGGACTGTTAATTAAACTGATTAATCCTAAATGCCGGTTATGGCTTGTAGCACACGGCATTGAGGTTTGGCGTCCGCTTTCATTTTTAAAGCGCCGGATGCTTAAACACTGCGACAGCGTAATTTGTGTAAGCAATTATACCAAACAGCAAATGATAAAACGGCATAACCTCAATGCAGAGAAATGTATTGTGCTGAATAATGCCATTGACCCTTTTATGCGTCTGCCCGATATCTTCACGAAGCCCCAAAAACTGTTGCGGCGTTATGGTTTAAACAACGATGATTTTATCCTATTTTCGCTAACACGACTGGCATCTACCGAGCAATATAAAGGGTATGACCAGGTTATCAGCGTGCTTGGCAGTCTAAAATCAAAATTCCCGCAATTAAAATATGTGCTTTCGGGCAAATATGATGACCAGGAACACATCCGCATAAAAAAATTAATTGCCGCGCATGACGTAGGCGAACATGTAATTTTAACCGGCTTCATTGATGAAGCTGAACTTACCGAACATTTCCTGCTTGCCGACCTCTTTGTTTTACCGAGCAAAAAAGAAGGTTTCGGCATAGCGTTTATAGAAGCCCTTGCCTGCGGTTTACCGGTTATTTGCGGTAATGCCGATGGTAGTATTGATGCCATCCGGAACGGTGAACTGGGCGAAGCCATTGATCCCGATAATCTTGCGGAACTTCACAATGCGATAACAAGGCATTTGCAAAAACACATAGCTGCTGATACCCGCAAAAGCTTACAGGAGAAATGTATAAGACATTTTAACGAACACGATTATATGACAAAACTTCAGCTGCTAATAAATGAGTGA
- a CDS encoding UpxY family transcription antiterminator, whose translation MAVNRWYPVYTNPRAEKKAYEALMGKGINVYLPLHRQLKQWSDRRKWVEEPFLKSYLFVHITEQEQAEVLMTKGIARFLYFSGKPAVMPDKQIDELKLLMASPYELEITEEDLQPGEKIRIRAGALKGMTGEVVSLRSQKQLILRLESIGYSIIVNVAASLIQRF comes from the coding sequence ATGGCAGTAAACAGATGGTACCCGGTTTACACCAACCCACGGGCCGAAAAAAAAGCTTATGAAGCATTAATGGGCAAAGGCATTAATGTTTACCTGCCCCTGCACCGCCAGCTTAAACAATGGAGCGACCGCAGGAAATGGGTGGAAGAACCGTTTTTAAAATCATACCTGTTTGTACATATTACAGAACAAGAACAGGCCGAAGTATTAATGACGAAAGGTATCGCGCGGTTCCTTTATTTTTCGGGCAAGCCCGCTGTTATGCCCGATAAGCAGATCGATGAACTTAAATTACTCATGGCGAGTCCGTATGAATTGGAAATAACCGAGGAGGACCTGCAGCCGGGCGAAAAGATCAGGATCAGGGCGGGCGCTTTAAAGGGAATGACCGGAGAAGTGGTGTCGCTCAGATCGCAAAAACAACTGATATTGCGCCTGGAAAGTATTGGCTACTCTATTATTGTTAATGTTGCGGCATCGCTTATTCAGCGGTTTTAA